In Lolium rigidum isolate FL_2022 chromosome 3, APGP_CSIRO_Lrig_0.1, whole genome shotgun sequence, the genomic window TTATGAAAGAAGTGCATCTCGTCTGCAATGGTCACTGTCCAAACCGCGACCATATAAACAAACTCCTCAGGCACTTTCTGCACCTGGACCAAGATCACCAGCGGCCACAGATAAATTACATGGCATACAGATGAGCTGTGGCCCTTGTTAATCCCTGGCAGCTTTGTTTCTCCAAGCAGCGATGGGCTTCGGGAGGTTGTCGAAGAGAGGCTTTGGGAGGCTGTCCAAGAGCATGATTTGGAGAGGAAGAGTGAAGGCGTCTGGCTTCAAGTTCCACTTGCTCCTCAGCCACACTGAAGCAATGCTGTTGTCTGAATCTTGGAACTCCGGGGTGCTTGATGATTTCCTGACGGCCAGCAGGCCATCACCGTACGAAGGCACCAGCCCAGCCGCTAAGAGATCTTGCTGGCTACTGTTCATATCTGGCCGACTGCCCGACTTTGGCCTCAGCGCCAAGCCTTGCCCGGCGGCCCTCGCCGACAGGCCACCGCTGTTGTCCTCCCATGCTGTGAGCTCAATATCGGCTTTCTGGCGACGCCTTATTTGTTTTTCAGCATCATCAGTCTCCCAACTTTCATCCCCATTTACAACAGGGAAGCTAGTCGATATGCTTCTAGCTTTCCTGTGATGACCTGAAGGATGATTCAGATTCAGAAATTAGCAGAACTCAGAGCTAGCCAGGTTTCATCATCCAAGCAGCTAGTGATGATTTTTACCTTTATTAGCTGTCACCATTTCGGTGACTTCATCTGCTGCATCCCGCTCAGGAGCCGGAGCAAGGCCATAGTATCCCTGCAAGAGGCTCATGGATGGCGAGACCGTGCTCCTCGGCGGTTTCGGAAATGGATCCAATGCAGCATTTTTCGGAGGGCGTCGCGTTGTCCATTCCCTGAAATAAATCATGGAAAAGCATGAAGAAATGTAACAGCAAGGAAATGCACTTGTCTCCAGATCCAAGTGTACCAGCAAGGAAGTCCACTGATATTTAAACGCACTACAGTAGTCAGCGTTAAGGGCATCACATGGTGTCATCATTAAACTATAAATACCAATTGGAGTATAGTGTATCTAGTATCGAGGACGATGCATGTGTGTCtctatcttcttgttgttgtcggTGCGGCGATTTGTTAAGTTTTGATTTTTGTAGATATGCCAAGCGCAGGAGATGTGTccgtgaagaatataacaagtgtgTGTGTGGGCATTGGGCGGTGAGTGCAAGCATGTGGAGAACAGCAAGCATGTTGACTGTGTCGACATGCAAGATCTCTCATTTTCTTTTTACGTTGCCTTTCTCTGAATGTTCCCACCATCATGTATGCACCTGTAACCGGGTGGGCCAAGACCCCTTTGGAAGGTTCAGATAAAAGCTCCACCGAGTTTCCACTTGTCACAAAGTGTCAATCTGGGTGTCAATGTCAATAGTAaatgggtgtgcctatgtctaagttaactgagattttcttaagtctcagccaACTCAAAAAAGTGCAACTACAAGTTAtaaaaaagtgcaactcggttcagttgcacatttccaTCAGACAAGTGCAATCACACTTTTTTCTATGATGTAGTGTTTTCGTTTGCGTGCGTTTCAGCCTAACCTGCCTACCTCAGTGGAATTTGATCCGCAGATTCAAGTGTACCAACAAAAAAGTCCACTGCTATTCAGAATCAAGTGTACCAGCAAAGAAAGTCCACTGGTATTCAGAACCAAGTGCACCAGCAAAGAATTCCACTGAAATTCAGACTCGGTACAGTAGTCAGCGAAATGGCATCACATGGCGCCATAATTAAATTAGAAATGCCAACTGGGGAAGCAAACAGTACTACTAAGAATGCATACAGTATAGTATTGACTGTACATGCATGTGAGAGTATCTGTATTTGCCTGTCGGTGCCATGATTCTGTTCACTTATGATTCTATGTACCTATGCCAAGCGCAGGATCAGGACATGTGTCCGTGAAGAACATAACAAACGCGTGCGGGCATCGGGCGGTGAGTCGAACCATGTGGAGGCCAGCAAGCAAGTCGACTGTGGAGGCCGACACCTATCTGCGTCCACAGGAAAGATCTCAACTTTCTTTCCGCGCGCGTTGTTTCTCGCTGGACGTTCCCACCACCACTATGTGTGCAGTCCAGCACTTGTGAAGGAGTGGGGGCGAAGAAGACCCCTTTCGAAGGTTCAGAAAAAGCTCTGCTCTCTCTCTCCACTTGGCACTAGGTGTCAATGGAGTGTCTCGCCGTTAGTGGTCAATGGCGAGTGgaagcttgtgttggtgtgtgTTGATTTCAGCCGAACCTTCCCACCTCACTCGCTGGATTTTGGGCTGCCTACCTCGCCGGATTTTGACCTGCTTCCCCATGGTGGGACAACGCCAAAGCACCACTACACATTTTTTtaggagaagaagaaaaaatacaCAAGTCGGTGGCAATTCTAAGCTGAATTATTCTCACGACTTCAGATTGACCGGACCACGCGTTCACACGAGACGAACTGGTGGAATTAGGTGAGGTTGTGAGCACGCGAGTTTGGACGCGTCACAAGGAAACCAGGAAGACGTAATCCCTCTTAACAAACTTGCAATCTAatcaaggaaagaaaaaaaaaggaaagagatGCGAAAGGAGGCGAGGTTGTGTACCTGGCGGCGATTGGGGAGGAGGACGGAGGGGAAtggggcgcggcgacggcggcgggcgggtGCCTCCCCGGCAGCGGGATCCGCAGCGTCTTGTGCGCGAACATCTGCAGGTCGGCGGTGAGGCCGTTCACCCGCTTCACGTCAGCCACCTGGAATCAACCAACGGACGAATGAATGCATCCGATTAGGAACCAAGAAAATCGATGGAAATCGAAAACGGAGGGAGACAGAGGCGGCTGGTTGGTTGCATACCTCGACGCCGTACTTGATGGCGACGCCGGCGAGCGTGTCGAACCTGCAGACGCGGTGGAGGATGTAGCGGCCGCAGGATgacatgggcggcggcgacgccgactgctccacctcctccgcctccatcgtcgccgcgccgccgacgccgaGGAAAAAGGCGGCGTCGTGGAAggggcagccggcgccttcctccTCCCCCCGTGTGGCGGGCGTCGGCTGGACGCCCATGGCTGGCTCGCTCCGTCGCCCTCGCCCGCCGATCCGGCGCCTATTATTAGGGGCGCGCGTCGGCGTCGTcggtggcgaggcgaggcgagacgAGAGACAGAGGATGGATGGAGGGAGCAAATAAAAGCCAGCGGCGCGGCCTCGATTCGTGTTGTTGGGTTCGTGCGCGCGCCGCGACCCGGCTCGTGATGATGTTCGTTTCGAGCTAGGTCCAACACGCCACTGGAACCAACTGgggagtttattttattttgttctcTGTCCATCCTGAGACCCGGCTCATCATTCCGTTTTGTTTGGTCAAGCACTCGACCGCCATTTCGGCCAACTTTTTACTTACCTGTCCCGGCCTTTCGGGTCCGTTTTGGTTTGTCACAAAAGTTTGTGCCACACAAAACAAGCAAAACTTTGGACAGTGATTAAAGGGATTGGCTATACttcttttttttcgagagcacgcgcaaagcgtgtcttatctttatagaagatgAAAGCATAACAACTTACAAGAACAGCACCTAGGTGTAGGTGCTGAGAACACACACATGCGCCGCCCTCCTTCCGCctaggcctactctctcgctATATCTAGCCTCACTCCTCTCCTAGCTCTCTTCCACAGGTGGAATCATCTCTAATCTGGGTGACCATTTGGTCCACCGTCTTCTGCTCCCTGTCGTTACTGAAAGCCCTCGCATTCCGCTGCTTCCATATCGTCCATGTCGTGCTGATAACCATGGAGTCGAACCGCTTCCTGTCAAACCTCCTCACTCGCTTGcgggcctccgtccaccatctcTGCAGGTTTCCCGTGAACCCTGGGTCTGCCATCCTTAGACCTGCACTATGCAACACCCTGCACCACGCCTGTCTCGCATAGGGGCATAGGGTTAGAATGTGGTCCACATTATCCTCCTCCTGCAGGCATATATAACATGCGTTCGGGTGCTCTTGCAACCCATGTCTCGCCCTCCTATCCGATGTCCACAGGCGGTATCTCAGAGCTAACCATGCGAATATCTTGCATTTCATGGGTGAGAAGGAGCCCCAAATCGGCCTACTCATACTCCATCTCACACTTCCTTGGCATAGCATCTCATATGTGCACTTTGCCGAGTAT contains:
- the LOC124694704 gene encoding uncharacterized protein LOC124694704, whose translation is QSASPPPMSSCGRYILHRVCRFDTLAGVAIKYGVEVADVKRVNGLTADLQMFAHKTLRIPLPGRHPPAAVAAPHSPPSSSPIAAREWTTRRPPKNAALDPFPKPPRSTVSPSMSLLQGYYGLAPAPERDAADEVTEMVTANKGHHRKARSISTSFPVVNGDESWETDDAEKQIRRRQKADIELTAWEDNSGGLSARAAGQGLALRPKSGSRPDMNSSQQDLLAAGLVPSYGDGLLAVRKSSSTPEFQDSDNSIASVWLRSKWNLKPDAFTLPLQIMLLDSLPKPLFDNLPKPIAAWRNKAARD